One Halorientalis litorea DNA segment encodes these proteins:
- a CDS encoding DUF7472 family protein, whose product MDIQRETVVQAGVSFAAVFVFIGAVVYVGTSFRANGNITPDGGLAILGAIVLFMVVMSAVGYWLAGQGS is encoded by the coding sequence ATGGATATCCAACGGGAGACGGTCGTTCAAGCAGGCGTCTCCTTCGCGGCCGTGTTCGTCTTCATCGGAGCCGTCGTCTACGTCGGGACGAGCTTCCGGGCGAACGGGAACATCACGCCCGACGGCGGACTCGCCATCCTCGGTGCGATAGTGCTGTTCATGGTGGTCATGAGTGCCGTCGGCTACTGGCTCGCCGGTCAGGGGTCCTAA
- the priL gene encoding DNA primase regulatory subunit PriL: protein MKALHARYPFLSAAREAVEAAGVDLTDLVATDEAVVERGLERVEWAITEGTVGDQHRRTRVELLSYPVARVIVSLVDEHILHRRYTRAEARSAYEQFSEELATTTEFQSTRTERLGLSDLLAEFDLGGSVHETPGDEYAVDVSAYLEHAAGEWGDEWRLVNRPLADGQVPIDESDLLILLRQAVQSRVADGLPFEVPDAIASELTEETDRVRELLADLDLTRDIDTVVPEMFPPCMKHLLDRVQKGEHLEHHSRFAIATFLTGIGMTTDEIVDLFQVNPGFGEEQTRYQVNHIRGETSPTAYSTPACATMQSYGDCVGKDDICEDVINESHPLNYYEHRLDDADDDELTDWREERDEEATG from the coding sequence ATGAAGGCGCTCCACGCACGGTACCCGTTTCTCTCGGCCGCCCGCGAGGCCGTCGAAGCCGCGGGCGTGGACCTCACGGACCTCGTCGCCACCGACGAAGCCGTCGTCGAGCGCGGGCTGGAGCGCGTCGAGTGGGCCATCACGGAGGGGACCGTCGGCGACCAACACCGGCGGACCCGCGTCGAACTCCTCTCGTATCCGGTCGCTCGCGTCATCGTCTCACTGGTGGACGAACACATCCTACACCGCCGGTACACGCGCGCGGAGGCCCGGTCGGCCTACGAGCAGTTCTCCGAGGAACTCGCGACGACGACGGAGTTCCAGAGTACGCGTACCGAGCGACTCGGCCTCTCGGACCTGCTCGCGGAGTTCGACCTCGGGGGGAGTGTCCACGAAACCCCCGGTGACGAGTACGCCGTCGACGTGAGCGCGTACCTCGAACACGCCGCCGGCGAGTGGGGCGACGAGTGGCGACTGGTGAACCGCCCGCTCGCGGACGGACAGGTCCCGATAGACGAATCGGACCTCCTGATTCTGCTCCGGCAGGCCGTCCAGAGTCGCGTCGCCGACGGCCTCCCCTTCGAGGTACCCGACGCCATCGCGTCGGAACTCACCGAGGAGACCGACCGCGTTCGGGAACTGCTGGCGGACCTCGACTTGACCCGGGACATCGACACGGTGGTTCCCGAGATGTTCCCGCCCTGCATGAAACACCTGCTTGACCGGGTGCAGAAGGGCGAACACCTCGAACACCACTCCCGCTTCGCCATCGCGACGTTTCTCACTGGCATCGGGATGACGACGGACGAAATCGTCGACCTGTTCCAGGTCAACCCCGGCTTCGGCGAGGAGCAGACGCGCTATCAGGTCAATCACATCCGCGGCGAGACGAGTCCGACGGCGTACTCGACGCCGGCGTGTGCGACGATGCAGTCCTACGGCGACTGCGTGGGCAAAGACGACATCTGCGAGGACGTCATCAACGAGTCACACCCGCTGAACTACTACGAACACAGACTCGACGACGCCGACGACGACGAACTCACCGACTGGCGCGAGGAGCGAGACGAGGAAGCGACCGGTTAG
- a CDS encoding formate/nitrite transporter family protein, translating into MSDPEHRDGDARSPDGKDPAESVREAVERSRSGAPAAGRVVRDRFSTDEVFQRIIAAADEEITSGSRELFFSGLAAGFAITITFLLYASLTASTGGDTVLSVMLYPLGFIYIIIGGYQLYTENTLPPVALTLERLASIPALLRNWTLVLAGNFTGGALGALALVFGGVLDPGAATAAASLAQKGVATAWWPLFAKAAFAGLIVAGVVWVEYAARDTISRLVVIYLAFLAIPLGGLYHSVVSFTEMVYLVLLGDLAVGVGLVEFVLPVLLGNTVGGVVLVTLVNYFQTTEHRLESARFEGANRQLSSREWLLGGVVGRAYVPLVDTVEPAVQEDNGDYRVVVPIANPRTEDHLVELACTLASDHEAATVHAVHVVQTPQRMSGGYGVSQHRRIVDESKTLLEPVRATADAYDVGFEASTVVSHRSFQEIFDIARRKNADTVVLGWSEDRLWGAARSEQSLSDLTRRLPCDFLILKDRGFDTSRLLLPTNGGQNCALSAEVARTLQSVAGTEVTLLHVVDGAAERTAAEEFLADWAVEHDLGDATMTVDGSGDVEAAIERAATDSTMVVMGATERGLLSRLVADSLHMDVVDEVDCSVLLTERPNGWNLRERVFGRR; encoded by the coding sequence ATGAGTGACCCCGAGCACCGAGACGGTGACGCCCGGTCCCCGGACGGAAAAGACCCGGCGGAGTCGGTCCGGGAGGCGGTCGAACGGTCCCGGAGCGGTGCCCCGGCGGCCGGTCGGGTCGTCCGCGACCGGTTCTCGACCGACGAGGTGTTCCAGCGCATCATCGCCGCCGCCGACGAGGAAATAACTTCCGGGAGCCGCGAACTGTTCTTCAGCGGTCTCGCCGCGGGCTTTGCGATTACCATCACCTTCCTGCTGTACGCGTCGCTGACGGCGTCGACCGGCGGCGACACCGTCCTGAGCGTCATGCTGTATCCGCTCGGGTTCATCTACATCATCATCGGCGGCTACCAACTCTACACCGAGAACACGCTCCCGCCGGTGGCACTCACGCTGGAGCGGTTGGCCTCGATTCCGGCACTCCTGCGCAACTGGACCCTCGTGTTGGCGGGGAACTTCACCGGCGGCGCGCTCGGCGCGCTCGCGCTCGTGTTCGGTGGCGTTCTGGACCCCGGTGCGGCCACGGCGGCGGCCTCGCTCGCACAGAAGGGCGTGGCGACGGCGTGGTGGCCGCTGTTCGCCAAGGCCGCCTTCGCGGGCCTCATCGTCGCCGGCGTCGTCTGGGTCGAGTACGCCGCACGGGACACGATTTCCCGACTGGTCGTCATCTACTTGGCCTTCCTCGCGATACCGCTCGGCGGGCTGTATCACTCGGTCGTCTCGTTCACCGAGATGGTGTATCTGGTCCTGCTCGGGGACCTCGCGGTCGGTGTGGGGCTCGTCGAGTTCGTCCTCCCGGTGTTGCTCGGCAACACCGTCGGCGGCGTCGTGCTGGTGACGCTGGTCAACTACTTCCAGACGACCGAGCACCGCCTCGAATCGGCCCGCTTCGAGGGAGCCAACCGGCAACTCTCCAGTCGAGAGTGGCTCCTCGGCGGTGTCGTCGGCCGCGCTTACGTCCCGCTGGTCGACACCGTCGAACCGGCGGTACAGGAGGACAACGGCGACTATCGGGTGGTCGTTCCCATCGCGAACCCGCGGACCGAGGACCACCTCGTGGAACTGGCCTGTACCCTCGCCAGTGACCACGAGGCCGCGACGGTCCACGCGGTCCACGTCGTCCAGACGCCCCAGCGGATGTCCGGGGGGTACGGCGTCTCCCAGCACCGCCGCATCGTCGACGAGTCGAAGACCCTCCTCGAACCGGTCCGAGCGACGGCGGACGCCTACGATGTCGGGTTCGAAGCATCGACGGTCGTCTCCCATCGCTCCTTCCAGGAGATATTCGACATCGCCCGGCGCAAGAACGCCGACACCGTCGTCCTCGGGTGGAGCGAGGACCGCCTGTGGGGTGCGGCCCGTTCCGAGCAGTCACTGAGTGACCTCACCCGGCGGCTCCCCTGTGACTTCCTCATCCTCAAGGACCGCGGGTTCGACACCTCGCGGCTCCTCCTCCCGACCAACGGAGGACAGAACTGTGCCCTCAGCGCGGAAGTCGCGCGGACGCTCCAATCGGTCGCTGGGACCGAGGTGACGCTGTTGCACGTCGTCGACGGGGCGGCGGAACGCACCGCGGCCGAGGAGTTCCTCGCGGACTGGGCCGTCGAACACGACTTGGGTGACGCGACGATGACGGTCGACGGGTCCGGCGACGTCGAGGCCGCTATCGAGCGAGCGGCCACCGACTCCACGATGGTCGTCATGGGTGCGACCGAGCGCGGCCTCCTCTCGCGGCTGGTGGCCGACTCGCTCCACATGGACGTGGTCGACGAGGTGGACTGTTCGGTGTTGCTCACCGAGCGGCCGAACGGGTGGAACCTCCGCGAGCGCGTCTTCGGCCGCCGTTGA
- a CDS encoding type IV pilin: protein MAEAAPHIRGQSESVAVLLLVAVGVVLLAVIGTLALGFADRATQDPTTVAVESTADERTVTLVHQSGDPLPLDDAAVVLRSDGRPDRVPLSDTVPVTEDGDGKLSAGESLSLAHAVQGELRVLVVSGDAVVHERTFDLSDATPTRLARFDRSPPANWSGNVNVGGAVTVDGGGRSVSLEGNRWAGVPFDYTVTEDTVVAFEFRSDDVGEIHAIGFETDTNQQSGRVVQLAGSQNWGVPVTNGYGPSYAQGDGWTRYEIPIGDVYNSNNPGYLGDASTLLFVNDCDGCSAASAFRNVRVYERDD from the coding sequence GTGGCTGAAGCCGCCCCCCACATTCGCGGGCAGTCCGAGTCGGTGGCCGTCCTGTTGCTCGTGGCCGTCGGCGTCGTCCTCCTCGCGGTCATCGGGACACTGGCCCTCGGTTTCGCCGACCGTGCGACACAGGACCCGACGACTGTCGCCGTCGAGTCGACTGCCGACGAACGGACCGTCACGCTCGTCCACCAGTCCGGTGACCCGCTTCCACTCGACGACGCCGCCGTCGTCCTCCGGAGCGACGGCCGCCCCGACCGTGTCCCGCTGTCGGATACCGTGCCCGTGACGGAGGACGGTGACGGAAAACTCAGTGCCGGAGAGTCCCTCAGTCTCGCCCACGCGGTGCAGGGGGAACTCCGCGTCCTCGTCGTGAGCGGCGACGCCGTCGTCCACGAGCGGACGTTCGACCTCTCGGACGCCACGCCCACCCGCCTCGCGCGCTTCGACCGGTCACCGCCGGCGAACTGGTCGGGCAACGTCAACGTCGGTGGTGCCGTGACCGTCGACGGGGGCGGCCGCTCGGTCTCCCTCGAAGGGAACCGCTGGGCGGGCGTCCCGTTCGACTACACCGTGACCGAGGACACCGTCGTCGCGTTCGAGTTTCGGAGCGACGACGTGGGCGAGATACACGCCATCGGATTCGAGACGGACACGAACCAACAAAGCGGCCGCGTCGTCCAACTCGCGGGCAGCCAGAACTGGGGCGTCCCCGTCACGAACGGCTACGGACCGTCGTACGCCCAAGGCGACGGCTGGACTCGCTACGAAATCCCCATCGGAGACGTGTACAACTCGAACAATCCGGGGTATCTCGGCGACGCGTCGACACTGCTCTTCGTCAACGACTGTGACGGCTGTTCCGCGGCCTCAGCGTTCCGAAACGTCCGTGTCTACGAACGCGACGACTGA
- the hjc gene encoding Holliday junction resolvase Hjc, with amino-acid sequence MSSNRKGDRRERELVNELDEAGFAVMRAPASGSATERELPDVLAGDGETFYAIEAKSSAGDPIYLDGEEIEALLYFAQNFGAKPRVGVRFDREDWYFFHPGDLYTTDGGNYRVKKETALAEGTDFAEFVGDTQKVTLEDAAAAAGGESGDDDVREVLAAFDRGDISIEDAAEML; translated from the coding sequence ATGTCGAGCAACCGGAAGGGGGACAGGCGCGAGCGCGAACTCGTCAACGAACTCGACGAGGCAGGCTTTGCAGTCATGCGCGCGCCGGCCAGCGGGAGTGCCACCGAGCGCGAACTCCCCGACGTGTTGGCGGGCGACGGCGAGACGTTCTACGCCATCGAGGCCAAGTCGTCGGCCGGCGACCCCATCTATCTGGACGGCGAGGAGATAGAGGCTCTACTCTACTTCGCGCAGAACTTCGGCGCGAAACCCCGCGTCGGCGTGCGGTTCGACCGCGAGGACTGGTACTTCTTCCACCCCGGCGACCTCTACACCACCGACGGCGGCAACTACCGCGTCAAAAAGGAGACGGCACTCGCCGAGGGCACGGACTTCGCGGAGTTCGTCGGCGACACCCAGAAAGTGACGCTCGAAGACGCCGCGGCGGCCGCTGGCGGGGAGAGCGGAGACGACGACGTGCGCGAGGTGCTGGCGGCGTTCGACCGTGGCGACATCAGCATCGAGGACGCCGCCGAGATGCTCTAA
- a CDS encoding adenosylhomocysteinase gives MTATISERLADPASAREAGRQKVDWAREHMPILESLREEFRAEEPFAGERIGMAMHVEAKTAVLAETLADGGAEVAITGCNPLSTHDDVSAALDAHENVTSYAERGVDDEAYYAAMEAVIGHEPTITVDDGMDLIAAIHEDHPELIDTIVGGCEETTTGVHRLRAMDDDGALRYPVFAVNDTPMKRLFDNVHGTGESSLASIAMTTNLSYAGKTVVVGGYGDCGRGVAKKASGQNARVVVTEVDARRALEAHMEGYEVMPMHEAAKEGDVFITTTGNRDIITKADFEVMGDGVLLANAGHFDVEIDLDALDDLAADRYEPRDGVEAYVMPDGRELNVLAEGRLVNLATPVALGHPVEVMDQSFGVQAVCVRELVESGDEYAAGVHDVPDELDREVAEVKLDAEGVAFDDLSDEQREYMESWQHGT, from the coding sequence ATGACTGCGACCATCAGCGAGCGGCTCGCCGACCCGGCGAGTGCGCGCGAGGCGGGACGGCAGAAGGTGGACTGGGCACGCGAACACATGCCCATCCTCGAATCGCTGCGCGAGGAGTTCCGCGCCGAGGAACCCTTCGCCGGCGAGCGAATCGGGATGGCGATGCACGTCGAGGCCAAGACGGCGGTGCTGGCCGAGACGCTGGCCGACGGCGGGGCCGAAGTCGCCATCACCGGCTGTAACCCCCTCTCGACTCACGACGACGTGTCGGCGGCACTCGACGCCCACGAGAACGTCACCTCCTACGCCGAGCGCGGCGTGGACGACGAGGCGTACTACGCGGCGATGGAGGCGGTCATCGGCCACGAACCCACCATCACCGTCGACGACGGGATGGACCTCATCGCGGCCATCCACGAGGACCACCCCGAACTCATCGACACCATCGTCGGCGGGTGCGAGGAGACGACGACCGGCGTCCACCGCCTGCGGGCGATGGACGACGACGGCGCGCTCCGGTATCCGGTGTTCGCCGTCAACGACACGCCGATGAAACGCCTGTTCGACAACGTCCACGGGACCGGCGAGTCCTCGCTGGCCTCCATCGCCATGACGACGAACCTCTCCTACGCCGGCAAGACCGTCGTCGTCGGCGGCTACGGTGACTGCGGCCGCGGCGTCGCCAAGAAGGCCAGCGGGCAGAACGCCCGTGTCGTCGTGACCGAAGTCGACGCCCGCCGCGCGCTGGAGGCGCACATGGAGGGCTACGAGGTCATGCCGATGCACGAGGCCGCCAAGGAAGGTGACGTGTTCATCACCACGACGGGCAACCGCGACATCATCACGAAGGCGGACTTCGAGGTGATGGGCGACGGCGTTCTGCTGGCCAACGCGGGCCACTTCGACGTGGAAATCGACCTCGACGCGCTCGACGACCTCGCCGCCGACCGCTACGAACCCCGCGACGGCGTCGAGGCGTACGTCATGCCCGACGGGCGGGAGTTGAACGTCCTCGCGGAAGGACGGCTGGTCAACCTCGCCACGCCCGTCGCCTTGGGCCACCCCGTCGAGGTTATGGACCAGAGTTTCGGCGTCCAAGCCGTCTGCGTCCGCGAACTGGTCGAGTCCGGCGACGAGTACGCGGCCGGCGTCCACGACGTACCCGACGAGTTGGACAGGGAAGTCGCCGAGGTCAAACTCGACGCCGAGGGCGTCGCCTTCGACGACCTGAGCGACGAGCAGCGCGAGTACATGGAGTCGTGGCAACACGGGACGTAG
- a CDS encoding DUF7139 domain-containing protein produces MPSLSEAYDSRRDRHGRDPRRVALGGAVSLAGAVALVAALLVVTTPLGPLLGARDPIAAKHLGGVLAGLGGPAVLLGVVVVLPSKRRQQVGVVAGATVAVAGVALFAYAYPDRWVQSADPLVFETAVVYFLGGFVALWFLFVAVANVRRRNDPHGTVTLELEQGGETHRMEVSPQELERYQSLLGDGGNEEQVLTEIEDRRSR; encoded by the coding sequence ATGCCGAGCCTCTCCGAGGCCTACGACAGCCGACGTGACCGCCACGGCCGGGACCCGCGTCGGGTCGCACTCGGTGGGGCGGTGTCGCTGGCTGGCGCGGTGGCACTCGTCGCGGCCCTGCTCGTGGTGACGACGCCACTCGGCCCGTTGCTGGGCGCACGGGACCCCATCGCCGCGAAGCACCTCGGCGGCGTCCTCGCGGGACTTGGCGGCCCGGCGGTGTTGCTCGGTGTCGTCGTCGTCCTGCCGTCGAAACGTCGCCAGCAGGTCGGCGTCGTCGCCGGTGCGACCGTCGCCGTCGCCGGTGTCGCACTGTTCGCCTACGCGTACCCGGACCGCTGGGTGCAGTCGGCGGACCCGCTGGTGTTCGAGACGGCCGTCGTCTACTTCCTCGGCGGCTTCGTCGCGCTGTGGTTCCTCTTCGTTGCCGTCGCCAACGTCCGGCGGCGCAACGACCCGCACGGCACGGTCACACTCGAACTCGAACAGGGTGGGGAGACACACCGGATGGAGGTGTCCCCGCAGGAACTGGAACGCTACCAGTCACTCCTCGGTGACGGGGGCAACGAGGAACAGGTACTCACGGAAATCGAGGACCGCCGGTCGCGCTGA
- a CDS encoding class I SAM-dependent methyltransferase: MSDGTANRWDADDYDDGHGFVAEYGASLVDLLDPKSGERVLDLGCGTGHLTADIAERGATAVGIDQSAEMVEQARAAYPGLSFRRADARSFTAEDRFDAVFSNAALHWVPGADHDAVIEAVADALRPGGRFVAEMGGTGNVDRIVTATLAELRERGYDRENPWYFPSVGEYATRLEAGGFEVRRAVLFDRPTELENGADGLADWLSMFGDSLFAGLADDEREAVVAGVEDRLRPDMFDGETWTADYRRLRFVAVRAA, encoded by the coding sequence GTGTCCGACGGCACCGCGAACCGCTGGGATGCGGACGACTACGACGACGGCCACGGCTTCGTCGCCGAGTACGGCGCGAGCCTCGTCGACCTGCTGGACCCGAAATCGGGGGAACGGGTACTTGACCTCGGCTGTGGCACCGGCCACCTGACTGCCGACATCGCCGAGCGCGGCGCGACGGCCGTCGGTATCGACCAGTCCGCCGAGATGGTCGAACAGGCCCGCGCGGCGTACCCCGGCTTGTCGTTTCGGCGAGCGGACGCGCGGTCGTTCACCGCCGAGGACCGCTTCGACGCCGTGTTCTCGAACGCCGCACTCCACTGGGTCCCCGGGGCCGACCACGACGCGGTCATCGAGGCTGTCGCCGACGCCCTCCGTCCCGGCGGCCGGTTCGTGGCCGAGATGGGTGGAACGGGCAACGTCGACCGCATCGTGACGGCGACGCTGGCCGAACTCCGCGAACGCGGGTACGACCGCGAGAACCCGTGGTACTTCCCGTCGGTCGGCGAGTACGCGACCCGACTCGAAGCAGGCGGGTTCGAGGTGCGGCGGGCCGTCCTGTTCGACCGACCGACCGAACTGGAGAACGGGGCCGACGGCCTCGCGGACTGGCTCTCGATGTTCGGCGACAGCCTGTTCGCGGGACTCGCCGACGACGAACGCGAGGCCGTCGTCGCGGGCGTCGAGGACCGCCTCCGCCCGGACATGTTCGACGGCGAGACGTGGACGGCGGACTACCGCCGTCTCCGGTTCGTCGCCGTCCGGGCGGCGTGA
- a CDS encoding SWIM zinc finger family protein, with product MPPLRHHKVALAPDLSELDERAARAWTEPMAVRPLGGGCYAVESESDREYTVDVLDGRCTCPDYRYRGVRCKHRRRVAIEITRGRVPPPGKRVADCAHCGHESFVPETADPPLCEDCRVEPGDVVVDRETADTLVVERVRSARADEYVIEATGRTVAAHPTNHDYPADDVVVDAVYLGDSLRADDPRVYAFPYSRLSRTEDAAVV from the coding sequence ATGCCACCCCTTCGTCACCACAAAGTCGCCCTCGCGCCCGACCTGTCCGAGTTGGACGAGCGCGCCGCTCGCGCGTGGACCGAACCCATGGCCGTCAGGCCGCTGGGCGGCGGGTGCTACGCCGTCGAGAGCGAGAGCGACCGCGAGTACACGGTCGACGTCCTCGACGGTCGGTGTACCTGCCCCGACTACCGCTACCGCGGGGTCCGGTGCAAACACCGCCGCCGCGTCGCCATCGAGATAACCCGCGGGCGCGTCCCGCCGCCGGGCAAGCGCGTCGCCGACTGCGCCCACTGTGGCCACGAGTCGTTCGTCCCCGAAACCGCGGACCCGCCGCTGTGCGAGGACTGCCGGGTCGAACCCGGCGACGTGGTGGTGGACCGCGAGACGGCCGACACGCTCGTCGTCGAGCGGGTGCGGTCGGCTCGGGCCGACGAGTACGTCATCGAGGCGACCGGCCGGACCGTCGCCGCCCACCCGACTAACCACGACTATCCGGCCGACGACGTCGTGGTGGACGCCGTCTACCTCGGCGACAGTCTTCGCGCCGACGACCCGCGGGTGTACGCGTTCCCGTACTCGCGGCTCTCACGGACCGAGGACGCCGCCGTCGTTTAG
- the hisG gene encoding ATP phosphoribosyltransferase, translated as MRIAVPNKGRLHEPSVDLLDRAGLHVVDGADRKLYAETVDPDVTILYARAADIPEYVSDGAADVGITGLDQVREAAVDNLVDLLDLEYGACRLVLAAPEDGPVESVADLAGGTVATEFPNVTRAYFEDKGVDVDIAEVSGATELTPHVDIADAIVDITSTGTTLRMNRLGVVDDVLESSVRLFAREDALDDPKVEQVTTALRSVKTAEGKRYLMMNVPEENLQAVKDVIPGLGGPTVMDIAGDSKVAVHAVVDERQVFETINDLEREGASGILVTEIERMVE; from the coding sequence ATGCGTATCGCCGTGCCCAACAAGGGGCGACTGCACGAGCCGTCGGTCGACCTGCTGGACCGCGCCGGACTGCACGTCGTCGACGGTGCCGACCGCAAACTCTACGCCGAGACGGTCGACCCCGACGTGACCATCCTCTACGCCCGCGCCGCCGACATCCCCGAGTACGTCAGCGACGGGGCCGCCGACGTGGGTATCACCGGTCTCGACCAAGTGCGGGAGGCCGCCGTCGACAACCTCGTGGACCTACTCGACTTGGAGTACGGGGCCTGCCGGCTGGTGCTGGCCGCTCCCGAGGACGGCCCCGTCGAGTCGGTAGCGGACCTCGCCGGCGGCACCGTCGCCACCGAGTTCCCGAACGTCACCCGTGCGTACTTCGAGGACAAAGGCGTCGATGTCGACATCGCGGAGGTGTCCGGCGCGACGGAACTCACGCCCCACGTGGACATCGCCGACGCCATCGTCGACATCACCAGCACCGGGACGACCCTGCGGATGAACCGACTGGGCGTCGTCGACGACGTACTCGAAAGCTCCGTCCGCCTGTTCGCCCGCGAGGACGCACTCGACGACCCGAAGGTCGAGCAGGTGACGACGGCACTGCGGTCGGTCAAGACGGCCGAGGGGAAACGGTACCTGATGATGAACGTTCCCGAGGAGAACCTCCAAGCGGTCAAAGACGTGATTCCGGGGCTGGGCGGGCCGACGGTGATGGATATCGCCGGCGACAGCAAGGTCGCAGTCCACGCCGTCGTGGACGAGCGACAGGTGTTCGAGACCATCAACGACCTCGAACGCGAGGGTGCGAGCGGCATCCTCGTCACCGAAATCGAGCGAATGGTCGAGTAG
- a CDS encoding amidohydrolase — translation MTTLGITGGRVLRPDGTVTRADVLVDSDAGEILSVGEADGADETLDATDGLVVPGLVNAHTHVAMTLLRGYADDKPLDAWLQEDIWPVEAELTAADVRAGTDLGLLEMIRSGTTTFGDMYFFMEEVVEAVADAGMRARLGYGAITVGKDDDAAREEMRTGLDFAREHDGAADGRVSTMFTPHSLTTVGEEYLREFVPEATEAGVPVHFHANETEDEVTPIVDERGERPLAYADDIGMLTDRNFLAHGVHVDEREIELLADRGTAVVHCPASNMKLASGMAPVQAMLDAGVPVGLGTDGAASNNDLSLFDEMRDAAMVGKLAADDAAAVDAGTVVEMATAGGAAALGVDSGRLEPGANADIAVVDLDAPHLTPAHDPVSHLAYAVTGSDVRHTVCDGRVLMRDREVLPLDAERVVDEASRRARRLVERAES, via the coding sequence ATGACGACGCTCGGAATCACGGGCGGGCGCGTCCTCCGGCCCGACGGGACCGTCACGCGCGCAGACGTACTCGTGGACAGCGACGCGGGCGAGATCCTGTCCGTCGGCGAGGCCGACGGTGCGGACGAGACACTCGACGCCACGGACGGACTGGTCGTCCCCGGCCTCGTCAACGCCCACACGCACGTCGCGATGACGCTCCTGCGGGGATACGCAGACGACAAGCCCCTCGACGCGTGGCTACAGGAGGACATCTGGCCCGTCGAGGCGGAACTCACCGCCGCCGACGTGCGCGCCGGGACGGACCTCGGACTCCTCGAGATGATTCGCTCCGGGACCACCACCTTCGGCGACATGTACTTCTTCATGGAGGAGGTGGTCGAGGCAGTCGCCGACGCCGGGATGCGCGCCCGCCTCGGCTACGGGGCCATCACCGTCGGCAAGGACGACGACGCGGCCCGCGAGGAGATGCGGACGGGACTCGACTTCGCCCGCGAACACGACGGCGCGGCCGACGGGCGCGTCTCCACGATGTTCACCCCCCACAGCCTCACCACCGTCGGCGAGGAGTACCTCCGCGAGTTCGTCCCGGAGGCCACCGAGGCGGGCGTTCCCGTCCACTTCCACGCCAACGAGACCGAGGACGAGGTGACCCCCATCGTGGACGAACGGGGGGAGCGACCGCTGGCGTACGCCGACGATATCGGGATGCTCACCGACCGAAACTTCCTCGCTCACGGCGTCCACGTCGACGAGCGCGAAATCGAACTTCTCGCCGACCGCGGCACCGCCGTCGTCCACTGTCCGGCCTCGAACATGAAACTCGCCAGCGGGATGGCTCCCGTGCAGGCGATGCTCGACGCGGGCGTCCCCGTCGGCCTCGGAACCGACGGCGCGGCGTCGAACAACGACCTCTCGCTGTTCGACGAGATGCGCGACGCCGCGATGGTCGGCAAACTCGCCGCCGACGACGCCGCCGCCGTCGACGCCGGGACGGTCGTCGAGATGGCGACTGCCGGCGGTGCCGCCGCACTCGGCGTCGACTCGGGCCGTCTCGAACCCGGCGCGAACGCGGACATCGCGGTCGTGGACTTGGACGCCCCGCACCTGACGCCGGCCCACGACCCCGTGAGCCACCTCGCGTACGCCGTCACGGGGTCGGACGTGCGCCACACAGTCTGTGACGGACGGGTGTTGATGCGTGACCGCGAAGTACTCCCACTCGACGCGGAGCGCGTGGTCGACGAGGCCAGTCGGCGCGCCCGTCGCCTCGTCGAGCGTGCAGAGAGTTAA